A DNA window from Aureibacter tunicatorum contains the following coding sequences:
- a CDS encoding GAF domain-containing protein, giving the protein MGIWDRLFSDKIGSNQSYSDVQNRRLIRIVSIICIFIVVPYIIIANMYNEEAIYFPLASEAFFIIVFFVNAYIKKNAILRLLVCVVSMINTSILHLMVISPDEDPIYSLYLLQFAILSGPWVMFKLKEEKWWLIVSNAVNFLIFMAFLNAEGLNYMQDEGNRLSDDKMITMFFDVSAVFTSFMCLFLLKWNHGITQDKNARLMEKMELSNKALEDKSTQLSGYIEKVEQKQAEEEDRQWIADGVTRVGNTLVIGEDFDEIKDNMISCIVNYMNINQAGLYVLAEDEAGDEFLNLTTSYAFTRGRIEQKRVEIGDGLLGQAYKDKEVICIEELDDSFFSISSGLGDAHACSVLIIPLIHNEKVQAVLELGSLSVFTPRMKEMVKAFGSSIASFIENNKLTKYNMRLLSESQEQTDMMKQQEEVMRQNLEELMSTQEDFDKQMRRYKEINKEKDERIQELESKLESMSL; this is encoded by the coding sequence ATGGGTATTTGGGATAGGCTGTTTTCGGACAAAATCGGTTCAAATCAAAGCTATAGCGATGTTCAGAATAGAAGGTTAATAAGGATAGTTTCCATCATTTGTATTTTCATAGTTGTGCCTTATATTATAATCGCCAATATGTATAATGAGGAGGCTATTTATTTTCCGTTGGCATCGGAAGCGTTTTTCATCATAGTATTTTTTGTAAATGCTTATATAAAGAAAAATGCTATTTTAAGACTGTTGGTATGCGTGGTGTCGATGATTAATACTTCGATTTTGCATTTGATGGTGATCAGTCCTGATGAAGATCCGATTTATTCTTTGTACTTGCTCCAGTTTGCCATATTGTCCGGTCCATGGGTGATGTTTAAGCTCAAAGAGGAAAAGTGGTGGCTGATTGTTTCAAACGCAGTCAATTTTCTGATATTTATGGCTTTTTTAAATGCGGAAGGCTTGAACTACATGCAGGATGAGGGCAACAGGCTGAGCGATGACAAAATGATAACGATGTTTTTTGATGTAAGCGCTGTGTTTACTTCTTTTATGTGCTTGTTCTTGTTGAAATGGAATCATGGTATCACACAAGACAAAAACGCGAGGCTTATGGAAAAAATGGAGTTAAGCAATAAAGCGTTGGAAGACAAGTCTACGCAACTAAGTGGCTATATCGAGAAAGTAGAGCAAAAGCAAGCAGAGGAAGAAGATCGCCAATGGATTGCCGATGGTGTAACAAGAGTCGGAAACACCCTTGTGATCGGAGAAGATTTTGATGAGATCAAGGATAATATGATTTCATGTATTGTGAATTATATGAACATTAATCAAGCTGGTCTATATGTATTGGCAGAGGATGAAGCTGGTGATGAGTTTCTGAACTTAACTACCAGTTACGCATTTACCAGAGGGCGCATAGAACAAAAAAGAGTTGAGATTGGAGATGGATTGCTTGGACAAGCTTATAAAGACAAGGAAGTAATTTGCATAGAAGAGTTGGATGATTCTTTTTTTAGCATATCATCAGGCTTGGGCGATGCGCATGCATGCAGTGTGTTGATCATCCCATTGATTCATAATGAAAAAGTACAAGCTGTGCTTGAGCTTGGTTCTCTTTCGGTTTTTACTCCACGCATGAAAGAAATGGTAAAAGCTTTCGGAAGCTCAATTGCTTCATTTATAGAAAATAACAAGTTGACCAAATACAATATGCGATTGCTTAGCGAGTCTCAAGAGCAAACGGATATGATGAAACAACAAGAAGAGGTGATGCGTCAGAATTTGGAGGAGCTTATGTCCACTCAGGAAGATTTTGACAAACAAATGCGTAGATATAAAGAAATTAATAAAGAAAAAGACGAGAGAATTCAAGAATTAGAATCAAAATTAGAAAGCATGTCATTGTAG
- a CDS encoding PAS domain-containing protein — MKKLLAFCEENGYLFLAGNFIGFLGMTYFSLDNDFLPFFISSAMVMLSSLALFLFVKSSRHKYRFLTTQIFALRNGDEVDFQHLHKDVADDVEFMKKELDAIMELLKNMLTEGFDKQDVLENKQMTLSEKIKELTLLYEKEKFENKDKEWVASHLNEFSNLVLDGLDEENFEDALMRKICKTLDLNQGAFYLVKEDHIECKSVYAYGKKKWINTVYGLSEGLLGQCYLEAEPIFMTDVPDDYVNITSGLGEALPRCIVIMPCLHRGKVIALMEFASFRILDNAQMLFLKRLSDQIGGSLAYTKQNLKNRLLLRESQESHEKLKAQEEELRQSYEEVTATHEEILSQKLEIQSISNELTARMKLLDKVMLITESDLYGNITYANQRFLEVTGYQKEECIGKPHNILRHPSNPKSLFEKMWKTIKSGKVFTGQFPNKKKNGETYWVDAMIAPVFDAEDRIIKYINVRYDITEKVKLKDLINNHETL; from the coding sequence ATGAAAAAACTACTAGCATTTTGCGAGGAAAACGGATATCTATTTCTAGCTGGAAATTTTATTGGTTTTCTGGGAATGACTTATTTCAGTTTAGACAATGACTTTTTGCCGTTTTTCATTTCCTCGGCAATGGTTATGTTATCTTCCTTGGCTTTATTTTTATTTGTAAAAAGCTCAAGGCATAAGTATAGGTTTTTAACTACTCAAATTTTCGCGCTTAGAAATGGCGATGAAGTGGATTTTCAGCATTTGCATAAAGATGTAGCTGATGATGTTGAGTTTATGAAAAAAGAACTTGACGCTATCATGGAATTGTTGAAAAATATGTTGACAGAGGGATTTGACAAACAGGATGTTTTGGAAAACAAACAAATGACATTAAGCGAAAAAATCAAGGAGTTAACCTTGCTTTATGAAAAAGAAAAGTTTGAAAACAAGGATAAAGAATGGGTTGCAAGTCATTTGAATGAATTTAGCAATTTGGTTTTGGACGGTTTGGATGAAGAGAATTTCGAAGACGCACTAATGAGAAAGATCTGCAAAACGCTTGATTTGAATCAGGGAGCTTTTTATCTAGTCAAGGAGGATCATATTGAATGCAAGTCTGTTTACGCATATGGCAAAAAAAAATGGATTAATACAGTGTATGGACTTTCAGAGGGCTTGTTGGGCCAGTGTTATTTGGAAGCTGAGCCTATTTTTATGACAGATGTTCCGGATGATTATGTGAATATAACTTCTGGCCTTGGAGAAGCGCTTCCGCGGTGCATTGTTATTATGCCTTGTTTGCATAGAGGGAAGGTGATTGCTTTGATGGAATTCGCTTCATTTCGTATTCTGGATAATGCTCAAATGTTGTTTCTAAAAAGACTTTCAGACCAAATTGGAGGTAGTTTGGCTTATACGAAGCAAAATTTGAAGAACAGGCTTTTGCTACGTGAGTCGCAGGAGAGTCATGAAAAATTAAAAGCTCAAGAGGAGGAATTGAGGCAAAGTTATGAAGAAGTCACAGCCACGCATGAAGAGATTTTAAGTCAAAAATTGGAAATTCAATCGATTAGCAATGAGTTGACGGCTAGAATGAAACTTTTGGACAAAGTGATGCTGATTACTGAAAGCGATTTGTATGGGAATATAACTTATGCTAACCAACGATTCTTGGAAGTCACGGGTTATCAAAAGGAAGAGTGCATTGGCAAGCCTCATAATATATTGAGACATCCATCCAATCCGAAGTCACTGTTTGAGAAAATGTGGAAAACGATTAAAAGCGGGAAGGTTTTCACCGGACAGTTTCCCAACAAGAAAAAAAATGGGGAAACTTATTGGGTTGATGCTATGATTGCTCCTGTGTTTGACGCTGAAGATAGAATTATAAAATACATAAATGTCAGATATGATATTACAGAAAAGGTAAAGCTTAAAGATTTGATTAATAATCATGAGACTTTGTAG
- a CDS encoding TonB-dependent receptor, which produces MLLALSVNAFAQSIVVKGHVTDKATGEDIIGANVFLKGISVGASTDVFGNFEFRADEGEYEIVVSSIGYKDFTQPISVNGALTPLEIAIDPDLVQLDGVVVKAKADKESEEMLLIERKKSSIMYQSVGSDELSKKGVSNVEEGLTKVSGISKVGSKGVFVRGLGDRYNQVTVNGLTVPSTDPDKKVIDMSLFPSSVVENMSVRKTFNAFEYADFAGASIDISTKSYVDEPFFGIKVGTSYNSMTTFKDFKTFPENNNLGFATSSTENPLGISSEGKPDVPGDLTSNPFSNGFNPTTKSAPLNYNIGLSGGYNFDFGSSSLALIGAFGHQNDYKYVEGESRVLNSEGGELNRFDTRDWSLSTLTNAMFSGTYEWNNRNEITYTSMFFNQSDNLTEEREGYVEDYGRDDILYIRNTFIQTQLFTNQLRGSHELDEAGKFNLDWGVGYSVTSRIEPDRKQLAYQGYEQGVETVSFLTNSKADNHRFWGEMTDNEFSTNVGFTYEYGQLNEDTPKSKIYWGYQNKLKSRNVENYQYNVDFLTTGNRVDPNNPDAFFTDANYGEKYRYIRGIDVAQHKFEVEQNVHAGYLAYDYNVSERLMINAGARFESSMQRVFYRTLQESWDDPYRKTQYKSMDLLPSLNVKYSVNDNTNLRLAASKTLTRPGFLELVPFMRVNTDGSTLIGNDRLLNSQNYNLDLKYELFPNAGELIAVSAYGKYLQDPIEQIVKPQGGAQLFTFTNTNSAVVAGAELEVNLDLVNWMNAAWVEGFNVGFNATFLYSQIDLGDGEEVANMTNSKRALQGASPYIINASLGYETDVTGNWTSNVSVVYNVFGDRIFSVGSEGVGDVYENGFSTLDLVWNNSISEHWNVSLKAQNLLNPEITRTQEDFNNPAVGTQEVSNIKYGVSGSLSVAYKF; this is translated from the coding sequence ATGCTCCTGGCATTATCAGTGAATGCATTTGCGCAGAGTATTGTTGTCAAAGGGCATGTGACTGACAAAGCGACCGGAGAGGACATCATCGGTGCGAATGTGTTTTTGAAGGGTATTTCGGTGGGAGCAAGCACGGATGTGTTTGGAAATTTTGAATTCAGAGCCGATGAGGGAGAGTATGAAATTGTTGTTTCATCAATTGGATACAAAGATTTTACGCAACCTATTAGTGTGAATGGAGCTTTGACTCCACTGGAAATTGCAATTGATCCTGATTTGGTTCAGCTTGACGGGGTAGTGGTGAAAGCCAAAGCCGACAAGGAATCGGAGGAAATGCTCTTAATCGAAAGAAAAAAATCGAGCATCATGTATCAGTCTGTTGGTAGTGATGAGCTTTCCAAAAAAGGAGTTTCAAATGTGGAAGAAGGCTTGACTAAAGTGTCGGGTATTTCGAAGGTAGGTTCCAAGGGCGTGTTTGTTAGAGGTCTTGGTGATCGATACAATCAAGTTACGGTAAATGGATTGACTGTGCCTTCAACAGATCCAGATAAAAAGGTGATAGACATGTCGCTTTTCCCTTCAAGTGTAGTTGAGAACATGTCTGTTCGCAAGACTTTCAATGCTTTTGAATATGCGGATTTCGCGGGCGCTTCCATAGATATTTCGACTAAATCTTATGTGGATGAACCGTTTTTTGGAATTAAGGTAGGTACAAGCTATAATTCAATGACGACATTCAAGGATTTCAAGACATTTCCTGAGAATAATAATTTAGGTTTCGCTACGAGCTCAACAGAGAACCCATTGGGAATCAGCTCTGAAGGCAAGCCGGATGTGCCGGGTGATTTGACGAGCAATCCATTCTCAAACGGGTTCAACCCAACGACAAAATCAGCGCCATTGAATTATAATATAGGATTGTCAGGCGGATATAATTTTGATTTTGGATCCAGCTCATTGGCTTTGATTGGCGCTTTTGGCCACCAAAACGATTATAAGTATGTTGAAGGCGAGTCTAGAGTTTTGAACTCTGAAGGTGGCGAATTGAATAGATTCGACACAAGAGACTGGAGTCTTAGCACTTTGACTAATGCTATGTTCAGTGGAACATACGAATGGAATAACAGAAATGAGATCACATATACTTCGATGTTCTTCAATCAGTCGGATAACTTGACGGAAGAAAGAGAAGGTTATGTGGAAGATTACGGAAGAGATGATATTCTTTATATCAGAAACACTTTTATACAGACGCAATTGTTCACGAACCAGCTAAGAGGTTCTCATGAGCTTGACGAAGCTGGAAAGTTTAACTTGGATTGGGGTGTTGGTTACTCTGTGACTTCAAGAATTGAGCCTGATAGAAAGCAGTTGGCTTACCAAGGATATGAGCAAGGAGTTGAGACTGTTTCGTTTTTGACTAACAGTAAGGCTGACAATCACAGATTTTGGGGAGAAATGACAGATAATGAATTCTCCACAAACGTTGGGTTCACTTATGAATATGGGCAGTTGAATGAAGATACTCCTAAATCGAAAATTTACTGGGGTTACCAAAATAAGCTGAAAAGCAGAAACGTGGAGAATTATCAATACAATGTTGATTTCTTGACAACAGGTAATAGGGTTGATCCAAATAATCCAGACGCATTCTTCACTGATGCGAATTATGGCGAAAAATACAGATATATCAGAGGAATCGATGTAGCTCAGCATAAGTTTGAAGTCGAGCAAAATGTTCACGCGGGGTATTTGGCATATGATTACAATGTTTCTGAAAGGTTGATGATTAATGCCGGCGCTAGATTTGAGAGCAGTATGCAGAGAGTATTTTATAGAACTTTGCAGGAAAGCTGGGATGATCCTTACAGAAAAACACAATACAAATCAATGGATCTTTTGCCATCGCTTAACGTGAAATATAGCGTTAATGATAATACCAATTTGAGATTGGCAGCTAGTAAAACTTTGACAAGACCGGGATTCTTGGAATTGGTGCCATTCATGAGAGTTAACACTGATGGAAGCACATTGATCGGTAATGATAGATTGTTGAATTCTCAAAACTATAATTTGGATCTTAAGTATGAATTATTCCCTAATGCTGGCGAGTTGATTGCTGTTTCAGCGTACGGAAAATATTTGCAAGATCCGATTGAGCAAATCGTAAAGCCGCAAGGTGGAGCGCAATTATTCACGTTTACAAATACAAACTCAGCGGTTGTAGCTGGTGCGGAATTGGAAGTGAATTTGGATCTTGTTAATTGGATGAACGCCGCTTGGGTGGAAGGGTTCAATGTTGGATTCAATGCTACGTTCTTGTATTCTCAAATTGATCTTGGAGATGGAGAAGAAGTAGCCAACATGACAAACTCCAAAAGAGCTTTGCAAGGAGCTTCGCCTTATATCATTAATGCTTCGTTAGGTTACGAGACTGATGTGACAGGCAACTGGACTTCAAATGTAAGTGTTGTTTACAATGTTTTCGGAGACAGAATATTCTCAGTAGGTTCTGAAGGTGTTGGTGATGTGTATGAAAACGGATTTTCCACGCTTGATTTAGTATGGAATAATAGCATCTCTGAACACTGGAATGTTAGCTTGAAAGCACAAAACTTGCTGAATCCGGAAATCACAAGAACGCAGGAAGATTTTAACAACCCTGCGGTTGGAACTCAAGAAGTTTCAAATATCAAATATGGCGTGTCAGGATCTCTTTCTGTCGCATACAAATTTTAA
- a CDS encoding YdeI/OmpD-associated family protein: MANFEGTPLVEGRFTLQKFEGKGGWTYIELPKIDSNQKRPFGWISVSGVIDEISFSRVKLMGMGNGNLMFSVNAKLRKRLRKEAGDAVDLKLIEDSYEQCVPEEIILCLKEEPSWVLDNFNGLPPNEKRKAVEKVLDAKNEEEKVDRIVSLIDKLSK, translated from the coding sequence ATGGCAAATTTTGAAGGGACGCCTTTGGTAGAAGGCAGATTTACATTGCAAAAGTTCGAAGGCAAAGGTGGGTGGACATATATTGAATTGCCCAAGATTGATTCAAATCAAAAAAGGCCTTTTGGTTGGATCTCTGTAAGCGGAGTTATTGATGAAATATCCTTTAGTCGTGTCAAGTTGATGGGCATGGGCAATGGGAACTTGATGTTCTCTGTTAATGCCAAATTAAGAAAAAGGCTTCGCAAGGAAGCGGGGGACGCAGTTGATTTAAAACTGATCGAAGATTCTTATGAACAATGTGTTCCCGAGGAAATCATACTTTGCTTGAAAGAAGAACCTTCTTGGGTATTGGACAATTTTAACGGGCTGCCTCCAAATGAAAAGAGAAAGGCTGTGGAAAAAGTGCTTGACGCAAAAAATGAAGAGGAAAAAGTAGATCGCATAGTTAGCCTAATCGATAAATTAAGCAAGTGA